CAAGCTCTGAAAGTGTACGGCGAGAACGGTGAAAACGTAGGCGGACTTTCGGGCTTGGAAGGCGGCAAGGATGTGTATCAAATCATTACGGACATGATTTTGGAAAAAATCAACAAAAACGATGATTTGCCATGGAGAAAACCTTGGTCTACGGACAGATATGTCATGAGCAATGGTGATCCGGTGCCTAGAATTCCAATGAACTTTGTCAGCCATTCCAAATACAGAGGCATCAATGTGTTTTTGTTGATGATGGCGAATAGACCTCATCCTTTTTGGATGACCTTCAAGCAAGTTTCAGCTAAAAAAGGAACGATAAAGAAAGGCGCCAAAAGCGAGATTGTGGTCTATTACGAGATGATTTATCGAGATGACAAGAACAAGCGCATCACCAAAGCTCAGTATGAAGCTTCTGACAATCCCAATGACAAAGCGTATCCGATTTTGAAATATTACCGGGTGTTCAATGGGGCGGATATCGAAGGCATTGACTTTGGCTTGACCAAGGTGGAAGGCGAAAAGTTCGAGAATGAAGCCATTGAGTCGGCCAACAATATCGTTACGGGCATGCCGGAACGACCAAAGATATCACATGGTGGTGAAAGAGCGTATTACAGCCCAACATCCGACCATGTGCAAATGCCTTATTTTGATACTTTCAAAATTCCTCAAGCTTATTATTCAACGCTGTTTCATGAACTCGTTCATTCGACAGTAGCGCCTAATCGTCTGGATGATCCGGAAAGAACCAAAGGGCGCAAATTTGGCGATAAGCATTATGCGGAAGAAGAGCTTGTGGCGGAACTTGGCGCTTCATTTTTATGCGGCGATGCGGGCATATTATTTTCAACAGTCAATAATACGGCAAGCTATATCAAGTCATGGAAGGACGCCATAAGGCATGCCATGAAGCAAGATGAAAAGTGGATCGTAAGAACCATGCACAAGGCGCAAGCCGCGGCTGATTTCATTCATGGCAAAAAGAAAGGAAAGCAAGCCTTTCAACCTGAATACAGTCCGGAATACAAGAAGAAAAAACAGCCGGACAACAAACCCGAAGAAAAAGCCAAGAAAACTCCAAAACCGACGCCTAAACCTAAACCAAGTCCCATACCGAAAAAGAAGCCTGAAGCTCCCAAAGTGGATCATTTGAAAATGGCCAAGAAGTTCGAGGCTTGGGCGGAAAGATTGAAAAAGGCGAATGCAAAGACCAAGCAAGCACTTGAGGGCTACAATCGAAACACGAACAAGCGACTGGCTCAATATAATTCTAAGCTTTTTGATTATAATCAGAGCAAAACTTTAGAATCTTATGTGACTGGGCTTGCCAAAGCTTGGAAGGAAAACAAAGTTTACGCTTTGCTTCAAGGTGTTTCTCCGGTAGCTTCCAAGAAGCATTTAGTGCCTTTCTTGAAGTCTTCAGAGACTAGAAACGCAGGATATCACTATTATAATGTGGAAGGAGATCAGGCAAGGTTTGAAAAGAACTTTTCATATTATCAAGACTACCTAAAGGACGCAGGCATCGAAAGTGACAGAAGAGCCAAGCAAGCGTATCATTATTTGCTAAGTTTCTCGGCTGTGGATCCTGTGGATGAACACGAGAAGAAACAACAAAAGATTCGAGCGCTAGAGGATCAGTTCAGGCAAAGCAAGCAAAAAGGGTTTTTCCCTACGCCTCTGGCACTTGTTGAGAGGATGTTGAATGAGGCTAATATTGCCAATGAATCAAAAAGAATTTTGGAGCCATCGGCAGGCTTAGGCCATATCGCTGAAGGCATCAGTAAGAAGCATCCAAATAATTATTTGAAAGTGATTGAAATGACCCCGTCACTTCAAAAGATCTTGAAGCTGAAAGGTTTTGAGGTGATAGGCTCCGACTTTTTGGAGCATGCAAAGGAATATGATTACATCATCATGAATCCGCCGTTTGAAAAGCTTCAGGACATTGATCATGTGATGCACGCTTATCATAATTGCTTGAAGGATGGCGGCAGAATCGTTTCGATCATGTCGGAAAGTCCTTTTTTCAATAGCCAAAAGAAGGCAAAGGCTTTCCGAGAATTTATTGAAGAGATTGGCGGTGTGGCTGAAAAGCTTCCAGATGATATTTTCAAAGGAAACGATGCCTTTAGAAAGACAGGCGTCAAGACTCGACTGGTAGTCATTGACAAACCCACAACAAGCAAGAAATTATCAAATTCCAAGCAAAAAGAAGATGCCAAGCTCACAGAAGAGCAAAAGATCTATTTGGAGAAGAAAAGAAAAGTTGAAGTTGCTGTTGAAGCCGGAAGGATCAGCAAGCAGAAAGGCGAAAGCATACTGAAGCCTTACCTTGCCAAAGCCGAAAAGTCAAAGCAAACATCCATGTTTTAAACCTCATAAAGCCATGAATATCTCATTACTTCCAAAAGACCTACAGAAAGATTATCGAAAGTTCAAAAGAGCTCCCAGACGCTATGAAACCGAGCTTGAAATACTCATGGCCGAAATCGAGGAAAAGTATCCAGAGGCTTTGAAGGTGGAGAAAAAAGCTATCAAAAAGCCAGTCAAAAAAACTAGAAAACAAGCCTTGAATGGTTTATTTCATCCTATTGCTTCACCTCCCAAAATGATTAAAACGGATGTTATGAGACTTCCGGGAGATCTTGGCAAATGGATGGGAGAAATAGAGCTTTACGAGTATAGCATGGTTTTACGTGGTGATAAAGGAGCCGGAAAGACTCGATTGCTTTTTCAAGTGATGAATGCTTTTGCGAGCAAAGGCAAAGAGATAGGCTTTTTTACGTTGGAAATTGACGCTTCAGCAAAGCTTATCAAAGACGATTATAAAAATGAATACATCGACAAGAAGAATCAATCCAAGATCTTGACTGCATCGGAATGTCCGAAAGGCTTGGATTCGATTAGAGAAGCAGCCAAGGTGTTTGATGTTGTTTGCATAGACTCATGGCAAAAGATTCCGGATATCAAGCAAGATGATTTTGACAAGCTCAGAAAGGAATTTAAGCAAACGGTATTTATTGTGATCTTTCAATCCAATACCAAGGGAGGTACGAGAGGCGGAAACATGGCAGACTACGACGCGCAAGCAGTCTGCCATGTCAAAGATGGCGGTTTAGCCGTCTGGGAGAAAAACAGATATCAGGGTGATGATTTGGTATATGGGGTTTTTGATGGGAAGCTTTTAAAAGAGTAAAACCTTTATATTATACATTTAAAGATATCTTTTAATAGAAAAAATAAGTAATCATATAGATACATCATAAGATAGTTTATTTTATGATGTATCTATGTGATTATGGCTTTAGTTCTAATATTTAGTAACTCTGAAGATGTTATACATATTTATATATTTTGAGTGATTTTTTGGGTGATAGTCAAATATGTCTAATTTATAGTCTGTAGTACTTATAAATGATTCTTTTAAAGGAATATTAAGTTTTGAACAATAATTTGAGATCGTTTTTTTTACAGATTCTTGAACTTGGCACCCCATTGTTACCGATTTAATGATTTCTTTATCTATTTTAAATAAAGAAATGTTTAAGTCGTTAATTTTTTTTGATTCACTTCTATCCAAAGGTAATATTATCCTATACTCATCTTCATATTCCCATTCTTTCGACTTAACAAGCCATGATTTTGTGTCATCAATTAGAGCTCGAGTTTCAATAACTGAAGGTCTTATATTTGAATACTCCACTTTTTTTAAAGTGCCAACATT
The Aureibacter tunicatorum DNA segment above includes these coding regions:
- a CDS encoding zincin-like metallopeptidase domain-containing protein; this translates as MLELALLGGGLLAAKIFGKKKKQKEPARGLEGIPYLSNRQALKVYGENGENVGGLSGLEGGKDVYQIITDMILEKINKNDDLPWRKPWSTDRYVMSNGDPVPRIPMNFVSHSKYRGINVFLLMMANRPHPFWMTFKQVSAKKGTIKKGAKSEIVVYYEMIYRDDKNKRITKAQYEASDNPNDKAYPILKYYRVFNGADIEGIDFGLTKVEGEKFENEAIESANNIVTGMPERPKISHGGERAYYSPTSDHVQMPYFDTFKIPQAYYSTLFHELVHSTVAPNRLDDPERTKGRKFGDKHYAEEELVAELGASFLCGDAGILFSTVNNTASYIKSWKDAIRHAMKQDEKWIVRTMHKAQAAADFIHGKKKGKQAFQPEYSPEYKKKKQPDNKPEEKAKKTPKPTPKPKPSPIPKKKPEAPKVDHLKMAKKFEAWAERLKKANAKTKQALEGYNRNTNKRLAQYNSKLFDYNQSKTLESYVTGLAKAWKENKVYALLQGVSPVASKKHLVPFLKSSETRNAGYHYYNVEGDQARFEKNFSYYQDYLKDAGIESDRRAKQAYHYLLSFSAVDPVDEHEKKQQKIRALEDQFRQSKQKGFFPTPLALVERMLNEANIANESKRILEPSAGLGHIAEGISKKHPNNYLKVIEMTPSLQKILKLKGFEVIGSDFLEHAKEYDYIIMNPPFEKLQDIDHVMHAYHNCLKDGGRIVSIMSESPFFNSQKKAKAFREFIEEIGGVAEKLPDDIFKGNDAFRKTGVKTRLVVIDKPTTSKKLSNSKQKEDAKLTEEQKIYLEKKRKVEVAVEAGRISKQKGESILKPYLAKAEKSKQTSMF
- a CDS encoding DUF2971 domain-containing protein, with amino-acid sequence MTFREQFFENFLLRISTFGEFNDPFEMIPGYELFKHDYKTINSILKNNPNEGDAYYEDYMDTMTGARASLGVICFSSKLDNLLMWSHYANNHEGICVEFDAESPFFNGQYKDCGSSLFENLDYDTKDIYDNVGTLKKVEYSNIRPSVIETRALIDDTKSWLVKSKEWEYEDEYRIILPLDRSESKKINDLNISLFKIDKEIIKSVTMGCQVQESVKKTISNYCSKLNIPLKESFISTTDYKLDIFDYHPKNHSKYINMYNIFRVTKY